Below is a window of Anomaloglossus baeobatrachus isolate aAnoBae1 chromosome 8, aAnoBae1.hap1, whole genome shotgun sequence DNA.
CGCTCCTTCCTCACCACCTGGGATCTGCCACCATCGCTCCTTCCACACCACCAGGGATCTGCCGCTCCTACTACACCAACAAGGATCTGCCGCTGCTTCCACACCACCAGGTATCTGGCGCTCCTTCGACACCACCAGGGATCTGCTgccaccaccgctccttcctcaccacCGGGGATCTGCCACCACCGATCCTTCCACACTACCAGGGATCTGCCACTCCTTACACACCACCAGGGATCTGCTGCTCCTTCCACACCACCAGGGATCTGCTGCCACCGCCACTCCTTCAATACCACCAGGGATCTGCAGCCACCTCCGCTCCTTCCACACCACCAGGGATCTGCTGCCACCTCCGCTCCTTCCACACCATCAGGGATCTGCTGCCACCACCGCTCTTCCACACCACCAGGGATCTGCTGCCACCTCCGCTCCTTCCTCACCACCGGGGATCTGCCACCACCACTCTTTCCACACCACCAGGGATCTGCTGCTCTTTCCACACCACGAGGAATCTGCCGCCATCGGTCCTTCCACACCACCAGGGATCTGCCACTCCTTCCACACCACCAGGGATCTGCTGCCACCGCCACTCCTTCCATACCACCAGGGATCTGCAGCCACCTCCGCTTCTTCCACACCACCAGGGATCTGCTGCCACCTCCGCTCCTTCCACACCATCAGGGATCTGCTGCCACTACCGCTCCTTCCACACCACCAGGAATCTGCCGCCACCGCCGCTCTTCCACACCACCAGGGATCTGCTGCCACTGCCGCTCCTTCCATACCACCAGGGATCTGCAGCCACTGCCGCTCCTTCCACACCACCAGGGATCTGCTGCCACCTCTGCTCCTTCCACACTATCAGGGATCTGCTGCCACTACCGCTCCTTCCACACCACAAGGAATCTACCGCCATCGCCGCTCTTCCACACCACCAGGGATCGGCCGCCACCGCCGCTCCTTCCACACCACCAGGGATCTGCCGCCACTGCCGCTTCTTCCACACCACCAGGGATCTGCCGCTCCTTCCACACCACCAGGGATCtgctgcccccgttgctccttccaCACGACCAGGAATCTGCCACCACCGCCGTTCCTTCCAAACCACCAGGGATCTGCCGCCACAACTGCTCCTTCCACACCACCAAGGATCTACCACCGCCGCTCCTGCCACACCACCAGGGATctgctgccgccgctcctgctagaccaccagggatcttgTTGTATCTGCCACACTGTATTGTTGTAATAAAAGGTCATGTTTTATCATATTTTATAGGCTGTGGTTGCTTTTTTATGTGTAGtgcctttttctccatattttccacACTACTAATGATCTGCTGCTACTGCTCATTCTACACCACCAGTGATCTGGACACAAATAATTAGCGGAGGGCACTTGTTCTAAATGGGATCACCCTAGGCACAAATGAAAGACAAGTATACAAGCAAGAACAAAAGAGGTGTGCCAGGACAAGAGGATCACCCAAAACAGATACATTTTAGTACAGATACAAAaaagaattgcaaaaaaaaaaatacaaagaataaagagagattagatcccgtgataccaatgtattgttacccgtctataaataacttgtaagtcctcatctggaatatgggatccagttttgggctccgcattttaagaagcacattcagaagttagagtcagttcaaaggcgggcaactagactactacaaggaatggaggcctcccatatgatgagaggttgaaaaagttagatacgtttagcttagaaaaaagacgtctcagaggagatctcatttatatgtataaatatatgtgtggtcaatataaaggactggcacatgacttatttcttccaaagacaatactaatgaccagggggcactcactgcgagtggatgaaaagcgattccggcagctaaataggaaagggttcttacagttagagcagtcagactgtggaatgccctaccacaagaggtagtaatggcagacactataacagcttttaaaaaaggcctggatgattttctcagtacacacaacattgttggttataagtgacttaaggacaaaatgtagaattggtggaggaaggttgaactagatggacctaggtcttttttcaacctatgtaactatgtaacaaagcTATaccattaaaaatatttaaaaagccAAGCTATTAGGCTAGTAACATGCCTCCCTCAAACTGCACCTATAATATGATGCCGTTTAACCCCTATACACAGCAACCCCACTTGCAAATACAACAGGTGACAATGAATATAACCATGTGGATGGAAGCCAAAAGGCTATGAAAATTAGTATATTAATATAGGATACGTTAAATGAAAAAGCATCCACTCCATATATCAACCCGAGATAAGGAGTCAGAACCCACTCTAGGCACCACCATGAAACCAATAGACCTGACAATTGACCCTTATAACGCCAAAGGGTGCATGCTATAACACATGGAAAAAGCAGATGATATTAGAGACACATTAACCCCTCAACCATAGGAAAAATACAGAGTAATACATACTGCACCAATAGACCATATAGTATATCAACCTCAACAGGTTTAAAGGAAACAAAGGgtaagagaccctgattacagcgatgtatcacttaggccAAGTGCACACATTCGGGTTTTGCCGTCAGGCAGAATCCAGCGTGTGAGTCccgcaacggatccggcaaaatttgtgaAAAAACGGATTTTTTTTCCGGATGATCCGACGCATCCGGTTTTCTGTCCATTTTTTGCCCAGTCCGTTTTTTTTGgtacctccctccctccctccatcaaaAAGATTACAGAAAGAAAATTTATAAGAAAGTCATGTTTAGAAAAAAAATACAGCGCTGGGTATAAATTTTAAAAGTCCATCTTTTTATTTAGAATTCATTAAAATCCAGCAGGTGAAGTGCCATCACAAGGAACCATACAGAAGCAGAACAACACGTTTCgatgctcaggtcttaatcatgttctaagGTGATATGTTGTAGACATATCAACATTTCACCTTAGAACATGATTAACCTGCTGGATTTTAATGAATTCTAAATAAAAAGATGGACTTTTAAAATTTATACCCAGCGCTGGATTTTTCTTCTAAACTTGCTATTGGTGGCCGCACCACTCCGAGCGCAGGACATATCAATGCTGCAGCAGGTCTGATtggtgagctggatttttcttttcTGTGTATAAGAAAatcatggtacagttaaaaacgtcagctcaagatgcaaataataagccgtcactgagccatagagcccgaaaaatgagaacgctacgggtcacggaatatggcgtaaaacgtgctccactttttttcgaacaaacttccgattttttttgtagccccttatataaaagtaaacctatacatgtttggtgtctacgaacttgcactgacctgaggcatcacacccacacatcagttttaccatatagtgaacacagtgaataaaatatctccaaaacaatagtgctat
It encodes the following:
- the LOC142249235 gene encoding uncharacterized protein LOC142249235, coding for MIRRCSSYHTSRDLLLLPHHQGSAAPSTPPGICRSYHTTRDLLSPTLLPHHQGSAVTTAPSTPPGICHRCSVYTTRNLPPPVLPHHQESAAPSTPPGICCSFHTTRDLLSPTLLPHHQGSATAVPSTPPGICHHCSVHTTRDPPPLLRPHHQGSAAPSTPPGICRSFHTTMDLLPPPLLPHHLGSATIAPSTPPGICRSYYTNKDLPLLPHHQVSGAPSTPPGICCHHRSFLTTGDLPPPILPHYQGSATPYTPPGICCSFHTTRDLLPPPLLQYHQGSAATSAPSTPPGICCHLRSFHTIRDLLPPPLFHTTRDLLPPPLLPHHRGSATTTLSTPPGICCSFHTTRNLPPSVLPHHQGSATPSTPPGICCHRHSFHTTRDLQPPPLLPHHQGSAATSAPSTPSGICCHYRSFHTTRNLPPPPLFHTTRDLLPLPLLPYHQGSAATAAPSTPPGICCHLCSFHTIRDLLPLPLLPHHKESTAIAALPHHQGSAATAAPSTPPGICRHCRFFHTTRDLPLLPHHQGSAAPVAPSTRPGICHHRRSFQTTRDLPPQLLLPHHQGSTTAAPATPPGICCRRSC